GTTCTATGTGCTGATCGGGGCCTTCGAAGGAACCACCCAATTGGCGACGTCTTCGATCGAGGAAACGCTGAACGCTGGACAGACGAAGAAGACCAAGGCTTTTGACGGTTCCAAGAGTCCCGTGGACTACGACCAGATCAAGAACGCGACCTTCCGGGTGATCGAGGCGAGTTCCCGTGAACCGAAATAGGCGCGACGAGATGTTCATGCAAAGTGGGGAGCCGATCCGATGACCGGACCAGACCCGTGGGGCACCCCGCCTCACTATCCGCCGCCGGCGGGCAACTTTGGCGGGCAACAGTTCCCACCCACCCCCGGGTCCCCGAATTCCGGTGGTGGTCCATCGTGGGGTCAGCCCGCACCCCCACCTATGTACGGCGGTGGGGCGTCGCAGTCGACCCCGGATTACGGAGTCCCGATGCCCGGGTACGGCGCGCTGCCCCATGCGCCGAGCGGCGGGACCGGTTGGCGGCGAAGGTGGCCGCTGGTCTCCCTGGTGGTCGGCGCCTGCGGAATAGGACTGGCCTTCGCGCCGCCACCGGCGGGATGGGTAGGTGCGGTTGCCGGCGTCTTCGGGATCATTGCCGCCGTCATTGGATGGTTGCGGCGGGAACGCGTACACGACGAATCGGTGCTTCCAACGGTTCTCGGCGGCGGCTTGTCCGCCATCGCCATCGCCATCGTGATCGGTATGGGGTTCGTCTACGGCGGGTCCGAGGTCGTATCAGCGGCCGGCGACGGCCTTGACGTCGAGATCGGTAACTATGAGTTTGATTTCCAACCCGCCTCCGACGGCTACGAGGATCGAGTCGTGAACAACCGATTGAAGGTGAAGGTGACGAGTAAGTCGGCGACCGGCGGACAATTCTCGTTGGCGATCGGAGCCTATGAGGGCGACTCCAACAATCAGATCAAGGCCGACCGGACTGTCTTGGATTTGGCTCCGGGTGCTTCGCAAGACATCGAGATGTTCACCGGGCCGGTGAGCAAGGAACGAGCCGACGAGCTCAAGGGCGCCAATTTCAGGGTGATCGATGTCATGACACCAGGTCTCTGAGAGGTAGACGATGTACACCGCCACACCGATTCCCGCGGTCCCCACAGGCCCGAGTTCCGGTGGCAGCACACCGCACCTGTGGTCGGCTGCCGCGACCATCGCCGGATTGATCGGCATGGCGCTCGCGTTGTTCTCACTGGTTCCGGCGGCCACCGTCGTGGCCGGTATCGGCGTTGCCGCAGGCACCGTGGCCCTGCTCCGCACTGCCGCGGCCCACCCACTCCCGGCCGTTGCGGGCACGGTGATATCCGCACTCGCGGTCGCGGTCAGCGTTGTCATGCTCGTGGCACCGGCCCTTGCGACGCCGACAACCAAGTCCGATTCGGCAGGTCCCTCTGCTGACCTCGGTGGCGAGGAGTTCATGAATGAAAACCTCGAAGATGTTCTGGCGAATGAGCTGCAGGTCGATTTCGGCGAGGTCTCCATCACCCCGTGGGGATCGCCCCGGTTGTCCCTCACGCTGACCAACAAAACTGACCGGACACGCAGCTTCTATGTGACGCTCGGTGCCTTCGACAGCAGTGGGGCCCAAATCGCCACCGACGACGGTGCGGGGGCGCTCCTGGGGCCGCATGCCATCCAGAAGAGAATTGCGTTCGAGTCGGTGTACGACAAGTCGACTGCCGAAAAGATCAAATCGGCGACGTTCAAGGTCGTGAAGGTCACGCGCACGCTCTAGCGTCGATCAGCGGCCGGTGCTGCCGCTGTATGACACCTCTACTGCTTTGACTAGGCTGCTTTGTCGTGTCGAAGATCTCCCGAGACGAGGTTGCCCATCTGGCGCGTCTGGCGCGTCTGGCGCTGACCGATGACGAACTGGACAGTTTCGCCGGCCAGCTGGATGCCATCCTCGGCCATGTCAGCCAGATCCAGTCCGTCGACGTCACCGGTGTGGAGGCGACGGACAACCCGCTGAAGGACGTGAATGTCAGCCGCCCTGACGTCGTGGTGCCATGCCTGACGCAGGAGGAGGCGCTGGCCGCGGCACCGCGCGCCGAAGACGGCCGCTTCGCCGTGCCGCGGATTCTCGGAGAGGGTGAATGACGAGCATGAGTGAGCTGATCCGTCGCGATGCGGCGACCCTGGGTGCTCAGATCGCGGCCAAGGAGGTCTCCTCGACCGAGGTGACACAGGCCCATCTCGACCAGATCGCCGAGACCGACGAGCGCTTCAACGCCTTCCTGCACGTGGCCGCGGATGCCGCGCTGGCCGAGGCCGGCCGGATCGACGCCGCCGTCGCCGCGGGGGAGACGTTGCCGTCGCCGCTGGCCGGGGTGCCGCTGGCACTCAAGGACGTCTTCACCGCCACCGACATGCCGACCACCGCGGGATCCAAGATCCTCGAAGGCTGGCGGGCGCCGTACGACGCGACCGTGACCGCCAAACTGCGCGCCGCGGGAATCCCGATCCTCGGCAAGACCAACATGGACGAATTCGCCATGGGGTCCTCGACCGAGAACTCGGCCTACGGCCCGACCCGTAACCCGTGGAACACCGAGCGGGTGCCCGGCGGCTCCGGCGGCGGTAGTGCCGCGGCGCTTGCCGCCTACCAGGCGCCGCTGGCCATCGGCACCGACACCGGCGGTTCGATCCGTCAGCCGGCCGCGCTGACCGCAACGGTCGGCGTCAAGCCGACGTACGGGACGGTCTCGCGTTATGGCCTGATCGCCTGCGCATCCTCGCTGGACCAGGGCGGTCCGTGTGCGCGCACGGTGCTCGACACCGCGCTGCTGCATCAGGTGATCGCCGGGCATGACCCGCGTGATTCCACCTCCGTGGACGCTCCGGTGCCCGATGTGGTGGGTGCCGCCCGGGCCGGTGCGCAGGGCGATCTCAAGGGCGTGCGGGTCGGTGTGGTCAAGCAGCTGCGCGGCGAGGGTTACCAACCCGGCGTGCTGGAGTCGTTCAACGCCGCGGTCGCGCAGCTGACGGCGCTCGGCGCCGAGGTCAGTGAGGTCGACTGCCCGCACTTCGACCACGCGATGGACGCCTACTACCTGATCCTGCCCTCGGAGGTGTCGAGCAACCTCGCGCGCTTCGACGCCATGCGGTTCGGCCTGCGGGTCGGCGACGACGGCACGCACAGCGCCGAAGAGGTCATGGCCCTGACCCGGGCCGCCGGATTCGGCCCGGAGGTCAAGCGCCGGATCATGATCGGCACCTACGCGTTGTCGGCGGGCTACTACGACGCCTACTACAACCAGGCGCAGAAGGTGCGGACGTTGATCGCCCGCGACCTGGAGCAGGCCTACCAGAACGTGGACGTGCTGGTGTCTCCCGCGACCCCGACGACCGCATTCCGGCTGGGGGAGAAGGTCGACGATCCCCTGGCCATGTACCTGTTCGACCTGTGCACGCTGCCGCTGAACCTGGCCGGACACTGCGGCATGTCGGTGCCGTCGGGCCTGTCACCTGATGACGGCCTGCCGGTCGGCCTGCAGATCATGGCGCCGGCGCTGGCCGATGACCGGCTGTACCGGGTCGGTGCGGCCTACGAGGCGGCCCGCGGTCCGCTGCCCAGCGCGTTGTAGGCACCAGGCCCTTATGCCCGGCACGGTCGTGTCGGGCGGGGCAAGATGGGTTACATGCGCATCGGAGTTCTCACCGGCGGTGGTGACTGTCCTGGCCTGAACGCGGTGATCCGGGCGGTGGTGCGTACCTGCGACCAGCGCTATGGCTCGTCGGTGGTCGGATTTCTCGACGGCTGGCGAGGGTTGCTGGAGGATCGCCGCATCCAGTTGGCCAACGACGATCGCAACGATCGGCTGCTGGCCAAGGGTGGAACCATGCTGGGCACCGCGCGCGTCAACCCGGACAAGCTGCGGGCCGGCCTGGACCAGATCAAGCAGACTCTCGAAGACAACGGGATCGACGTATTGATCCCGATCGGCGGTGAAGGCACGCTGACGGCTGCGCACTGGCTGTCCGAGGAGAACGTGCCGGTGGTCGGGGTGCCGAAGACCATCGACAACGACATCGATTGCACGGACGTAACTTTCGGCCACGACACGGCCCTTCAGGTGGCAACCGAGGCGATCGACCGGCTGCACAGCACCGCCGAATCGCACCAGCGCGTGATGCTGGTGGAGGTGATGGGCCGCCATGCCGGCTGGATCGCGCTCAACGCCGGATTGGCCTCGGGTGCGCACATGACGCTCATCCCCGAGCAACCGTTCGACGTCGAGGAAGTGTGCCGGCTGGTCAAGAAGCGGTTCCAGCACGGATCGTCGCACTTCATCTGCGTGGTGGCCGAAGGTGCGAAACCGGCCGAGGGCACCATGCAGTTGCGCCAGGGCGGAATGGACGAGTTCGGACACGAGAAATTCACCGGCGTGGCACAGCAATTGGCGCTGGAGGTCGAGAAGCGCATCAAGAAGGATGTGCGGGTGACGGTACTCGGCCATGTTCAGCGCGGCGGTACGCCGACGGCCTACGACCGGGTGCTCGCCACCCGGTTCGGCGTGAACGCCGCCGACGCCGCGCATGCCGGCGAGTTCGGGATGATGGTGTCGTTGCAGGGGCAGCGCATCGGTCGGGTGTCCCTGGCCGATGCGACCCGCCACCTCAAATTGGTGCCGCAGTCCCGTTATGACGATGCCGCCGAGTTCTTCGGTTAGGTCAGCGAAAGTGCCAGCGTCCCAGTGTTGAGCGCCAGAAACCCTATCGCCAAAGCAAATTGGGCGCTGTAATCGCGCGCCAGCACATGGGTGCAGACCGCGCACACGAAGAAGAACACCAGACCCGCCGCGGCGGCCCATCTGACCGGCGGCCACACCAGACCGGCCAGGGGCCGAGCGCACCGGCAGTTTTCGCCGTGCCCATCAGGCGCTCTTGAGCGCCTCGCGGCGAAGCAGCTGCCACATCGACGGTGTGCTGACGGTCGTCGAAATCGTCACGGTGGCACGGGTTTCCGGGGACTCGGCCAGCTTCAGCAGGTAGTCGGCCAGATCGGTGCGCGAGGTGAACGCGCCCACCGGATCGCACTGGCCGGCAATGTAGTCGGTGACGTCGGGCAGGTC
The window above is part of the Mycolicibacterium fortuitum subsp. fortuitum genome. Proteins encoded here:
- a CDS encoding ATP-dependent 6-phosphofructokinase translates to MRIGVLTGGGDCPGLNAVIRAVVRTCDQRYGSSVVGFLDGWRGLLEDRRIQLANDDRNDRLLAKGGTMLGTARVNPDKLRAGLDQIKQTLEDNGIDVLIPIGGEGTLTAAHWLSEENVPVVGVPKTIDNDIDCTDVTFGHDTALQVATEAIDRLHSTAESHQRVMLVEVMGRHAGWIALNAGLASGAHMTLIPEQPFDVEEVCRLVKKRFQHGSSHFICVVAEGAKPAEGTMQLRQGGMDEFGHEKFTGVAQQLALEVEKRIKKDVRVTVLGHVQRGGTPTAYDRVLATRFGVNAADAAHAGEFGMMVSLQGQRIGRVSLADATRHLKLVPQSRYDDAAEFFG
- the gatC gene encoding Asp-tRNA(Asn)/Glu-tRNA(Gln) amidotransferase subunit GatC, whose protein sequence is MSKISRDEVAHLARLARLALTDDELDSFAGQLDAILGHVSQIQSVDVTGVEATDNPLKDVNVSRPDVVVPCLTQEEALAAAPRAEDGRFAVPRILGEGE
- a CDS encoding DUF3824 domain-containing protein, which encodes MTGPDPWGTPPHYPPPAGNFGGQQFPPTPGSPNSGGGPSWGQPAPPPMYGGGASQSTPDYGVPMPGYGALPHAPSGGTGWRRRWPLVSLVVGACGIGLAFAPPPAGWVGAVAGVFGIIAAVIGWLRRERVHDESVLPTVLGGGLSAIAIAIVIGMGFVYGGSEVVSAAGDGLDVEIGNYEFDFQPASDGYEDRVVNNRLKVKVTSKSATGGQFSLAIGAYEGDSNNQIKADRTVLDLAPGASQDIEMFTGPVSKERADELKGANFRVIDVMTPGL
- a CDS encoding DoxX family protein gives rise to the protein MWPPVRWAAAAGLVFFFVCAVCTHVLARDYSAQFALAIGFLALNTGTLALSLT
- the gatA gene encoding Asp-tRNA(Asn)/Glu-tRNA(Gln) amidotransferase subunit GatA, producing MSELIRRDAATLGAQIAAKEVSSTEVTQAHLDQIAETDERFNAFLHVAADAALAEAGRIDAAVAAGETLPSPLAGVPLALKDVFTATDMPTTAGSKILEGWRAPYDATVTAKLRAAGIPILGKTNMDEFAMGSSTENSAYGPTRNPWNTERVPGGSGGGSAAALAAYQAPLAIGTDTGGSIRQPAALTATVGVKPTYGTVSRYGLIACASSLDQGGPCARTVLDTALLHQVIAGHDPRDSTSVDAPVPDVVGAARAGAQGDLKGVRVGVVKQLRGEGYQPGVLESFNAAVAQLTALGAEVSEVDCPHFDHAMDAYYLILPSEVSSNLARFDAMRFGLRVGDDGTHSAEEVMALTRAAGFGPEVKRRIMIGTYALSAGYYDAYYNQAQKVRTLIARDLEQAYQNVDVLVSPATPTTAFRLGEKVDDPLAMYLFDLCTLPLNLAGHCGMSVPSGLSPDDGLPVGLQIMAPALADDRLYRVGAAYEAARGPLPSAL